The proteins below are encoded in one region of candidate division TA06 bacterium:
- the dnaN gene encoding DNA polymerase III subunit beta, giving the protein MKITIPRQKIAEALSLVCRAISKSAIPILQYVHLTIEDNILRLRATNLDLTLIRTIKLYNSPEIMSENVSKLLPGPYVLSLLAKCTEDRVTFSWEKGDNGETFHLQFGNHKSQINNIPAMDDFPMIPEVGLHDIFISGMDLGKLLNLTLPFTSNETPENVFNGVFLRFIEDKITATGTDRHRLAMIALNMDNATGNQEAERGCIIPKNALKTAMAGLEGDKVEIYLNDQLISFKGQDWQTIIRLIQDKYPDISRIIPESHLLKVECERESLMTALKLCSQVSDFDQGVDLHIGEQFSVSSRGTLGDASQPFEGAVIEGENLTENRLDTIRLNWRYLYDLLKQVFSRYIVLETGGYAQAVIIYGKTQPANWNETYLLMSLRREEIEEAKGDVSAEAEPGSESQVAPEESPEMEYVCGNCDFYESDLCFGNSPQPDEPCCENFHQKTGPTIAMPQEVSIPSAPEAVIPPNSEEEHFCGDCALFGTEQCESKMEYDEAPACDGFKVVKVLETVS; this is encoded by the coding sequence ATGAAAATAACCATACCACGACAAAAAATAGCCGAGGCGCTTTCATTAGTTTGCCGGGCTATTTCCAAGAGTGCTATTCCCATACTGCAATATGTCCATCTGACTATCGAGGATAATATCCTCCGCCTCCGGGCCACCAACCTGGACCTGACCCTTATCAGGACGATAAAACTCTACAATTCCCCGGAAATTATGTCTGAAAATGTCAGCAAATTGCTTCCAGGCCCCTACGTTTTGTCCCTTTTAGCCAAATGCACCGAGGATAGGGTCACTTTCAGCTGGGAAAAGGGGGATAACGGCGAAACCTTTCATCTCCAGTTCGGGAATCATAAAAGCCAGATCAACAATATTCCGGCTATGGATGATTTTCCAATGATCCCGGAGGTGGGCCTGCACGATATCTTCATAAGTGGCATGGACTTGGGAAAACTGCTAAACCTGACACTGCCTTTTACCTCCAATGAGACCCCGGAGAACGTATTCAACGGCGTTTTTTTGAGGTTTATTGAGGACAAAATCACAGCTACCGGTACCGACCGGCACAGATTGGCTATGATAGCCCTAAATATGGACAATGCAACAGGTAATCAGGAAGCTGAAAGGGGCTGTATAATACCCAAAAATGCCCTTAAAACTGCCATGGCAGGGCTGGAAGGCGATAAAGTGGAGATTTACCTTAATGACCAGCTTATAAGCTTTAAGGGGCAGGATTGGCAGACGATAATCAGGCTTATTCAGGACAAATATCCCGATATTTCCAGGATTATACCGGAATCCCACCTGCTAAAGGTCGAATGCGAGCGGGAATCCCTTATGACCGCCTTGAAACTGTGCTCCCAAGTCTCTGATTTCGATCAGGGGGTGGATCTCCACATCGGTGAGCAGTTCTCAGTTTCCAGCCGGGGGACATTAGGGGATGCTTCCCAGCCATTCGAAGGAGCTGTTATCGAGGGGGAAAACCTGACTGAGAACAGATTGGACACCATCAGGCTAAACTGGCGGTATTTGTATGATCTCTTGAAGCAGGTGTTCTCGAGGTACATTGTGCTGGAAACTGGTGGCTATGCCCAGGCGGTTATCATCTATGGTAAGACCCAGCCGGCCAATTGGAATGAAACCTATTTGTTGATGTCCTTGAGAAGGGAAGAGATTGAAGAGGCAAAAGGCGATGTTTCGGCCGAAGCCGAGCCCGGATCGGAAAGCCAGGTGGCGCCGGAAGAGTCTCCCGAGATGGAATATGTCTGCGGCAACTGCGACTTTTACGAGTCGGATCTGTGCTTTGGGAATAGCCCCCAGCCGGACGAGCCCTGCTGCGAGAATTTTCACCAGAAAACAGGGCCAACAATTGCAATGCCGCAGGAGGTGTCTATCCCGAGTGCACCTGAGGCTGTTATCCCGCCAAACAGCGAAGAAGAACATTTTTGTGGGGATTGCGCTTTGTTTGGCACAGAGCAATGCGAGAGCAAGATGGAATATGATGAAGCTCCGGCTTGCGACGGGTTCAAGGTGGTCAAGGTGCTGGAAACGGTTTCTTAA
- a CDS encoding tyrosine-type recombinase/integrase produces the protein MTASIPVGKIDIHDSIHKYEVALRTLAKDKYIIPENKKLILAFLRDCEAGKTVKNRSKKKLCPSRCNRLLDMLKLFSHLMNKRFDKITQDEFETFVLAFDKDKYRKRDGRKYSDSTKVYYKKGFRKYGNWMKGKGLSNLDYSFMETIDPVKEVPALTREEIDRMVNKAALIRDRALVMLLFDSGARIEEFLNIRLKHLIKRDNYYQVRIEFSKTKPRTVSLPMCTKILEEWLLEHPEKNNPEAQLFPISYDGVRMVIKRLARKVLKKGVHVHQLRHSSATYYCHKLSSYQLCYRYGWSMSSDQPARYIDREGINEEETAELVATDEVLKIKKENQEIKETMTRLKDENSSIWKLIDKLNITSKITQEVIENHPEVKKEIIKVMKKMISKSDMPLNISFKTD, from the coding sequence ATGACAGCATCTATACCCGTCGGAAAAATTGATATCCATGATAGCATTCATAAATATGAAGTTGCGTTACGAACTCTGGCTAAAGACAAATATATTATTCCAGAAAACAAAAAACTCATTTTGGCATTTCTCCGAGATTGCGAAGCCGGGAAAACTGTAAAAAACAGGAGTAAGAAAAAACTTTGCCCCAGTCGGTGTAACAGACTTCTTGATATGTTGAAATTGTTTTCTCATTTGATGAATAAACGCTTTGATAAAATAACACAGGATGAATTTGAAACATTTGTCCTTGCATTTGACAAGGACAAATATCGGAAAAGGGATGGTAGGAAATACAGCGATTCTACCAAAGTATATTATAAAAAGGGTTTTAGAAAATATGGCAACTGGATGAAAGGAAAAGGTCTCAGCAATCTTGATTATTCTTTCATGGAAACAATTGATCCGGTAAAAGAGGTGCCCGCGCTTACCCGGGAAGAAATCGACAGGATGGTCAATAAGGCGGCATTGATCAGGGACCGGGCGCTGGTTATGTTACTGTTTGATTCCGGTGCCAGGATTGAGGAATTCCTGAACATACGGTTGAAACACCTAATCAAGCGTGACAATTATTATCAAGTAAGAATAGAATTCTCTAAAACCAAGCCACGAACAGTTAGTCTTCCTATGTGTACGAAGATATTGGAAGAGTGGCTTCTGGAGCATCCTGAGAAAAACAATCCCGAGGCGCAGCTTTTCCCTATAAGCTACGATGGCGTGAGGATGGTGATCAAAAGACTCGCCAGAAAAGTGTTGAAGAAAGGTGTGCATGTCCACCAGTTAAGGCATTCTTCGGCCACTTATTACTGCCACAAATTATCGTCCTATCAATTGTGTTATCGTTATGGATGGAGCATGTCGAGCGATCAACCCGCCAGATATATTGACAGGGAGGGCATTAATGAGGAGGAAACGGCCGAATTGGTTGCTACGGATGAAGTGCTTAAAATTAAAAAAGAAAACCAGGAGATCAAAGAAACCATGACCAGACTTAAGGACGAAAATAGCAGCATCTGGAAACTTATTGATAAATTGAATATCACCAGTAAAATCACCCAGGAGGTGATAGAGAATCACCCGGAAGTAAAGAAGGAAATTATAAAGGTAATGAAAAAGATGATATCGAAGTCTGATATGCCATTGAATATCTCTTTTAAAACTGACTAA